In Vicia villosa cultivar HV-30 ecotype Madison, WI linkage group LG7, Vvil1.0, whole genome shotgun sequence, the DNA window tgaggtcttggagcttgaagcttttagagctattgacttcttctctacctctttctccatgttcttttctttctttgcccttttctcatgcatgtcaaggcatttaagatgttgttcatgttcctctagtttaccaaagagagtggtaatgtctaaggtgtttagatcatttgcttcctttattgctgtaaccttgggttgccattccctgttcaagcatcttaagattttgttagtagcaactgcattggaaacaggtctatcaagagagtttaactgatttttcaggtgaacgaatctcttctgcatgttttcgatggattcaccatcttccatgtggaagagttcgaactcttgagttaacgtattgatcatagctagtttgacatcatccgttccctcgtgggcaacttgcaatgtgtcgcacatagctttagctgatctacaatgggaaacgcgatagtattcatcaactcctagagctgagattagaatgtttctcgctttccaatcgtatgcatatctcttttcatcttcagcatcccaagtattttctggttttggaacaactgcatcagctgcatttgtcatggtgatctgaaagggaccattgacaatagctgtccagatgttcctatcaattgcattgatgtggacacacatacaatccttccaatagccatagttttcaccgttgaaaactggagccctattgtgagcccctttaggtccggaagccatctttccaataagtgtttcacgtagcacggaataaaccagagctcttgatgccacttgttagacgctggccttaggatctagaggggggtgaatagatcgttcacagttttacggagttaaacgacttttcagcggaagtgattctgaatcgactcgcgtctattccgaaccactatcgaaacgattgtatatgtgtttaaaaaaccagtcaaaaacttgaggtaagtgataagagtatacgttgcagaatcaaagcgttgctcttattgaaaatcagattaacttcttgtatgatggacaatgtttgcaatgcagtaaaagtgatagaaacaaatatacaaacacttggtgataatgatcaaattgacggtgattcaatatgtgatggattgtgatgtttatataagttcttaattcacaatcttaacactcgaatcgttgatcaatttgctattataaccaaatatgaacagaacgtaaatgaaaaagtaaaagcgacaagaacacgatatttgtttaggcagttcgtcgatcgtcctcgctacgactacgtctgcccccaattccaaactgaaattgggtaatctttcattaatgttgaaagtagtatatacaaagaagataacaaagcgataaaccataaaccaattatgtcgatcctttgaatcttcttcccccttaatcttgagtcagatcaaggttatccaagagcttcactttgatccctttctgcagtgtcttcaattccttcgaacccttgttcttcaatcttcacactcagccggatcctcgatgaaacctcttgataaaaacccccaagaaacacctatcttggaggacaaaacccgcagattttattcaccaaaaaccccacaaatcttcacccactaggaatcttcaattccgttccatggacgttatcgagctcgatcactaaccctcaacgcaagaatgattatgtgtaattgcgttggagatgacgaagaacgaagatgagaagcctttgtgtatctttcagtcgttggtgttgcattgaataattgaacctttgataatatatatgatagcttaacagttggagatgagagaaacataatttttggcattcttgatcagttaggtcgacctcttgtagtgcttaggtcgacctagcagagcttgcagaattttgctcccagttaggtcgacctgtttaaggagtaggtcgaccagaatcctcttcagatgcattctgaggacattttctcagattaggtcgacctagttgttgtgtaggtcgacctagcagactgatatgtgaATTTCTTCACTTTAGGTCGACttggatgatgtgtgagtcgacctagcagaggtatatggatttttctccattttaggtcgacctgggttgacagtaggtcgacctaactgctgcttttctgcattcttcttgttctgcttgtgttgagtcaacctataagcataataggtcaacctgttctgtcatgagtgatcaatgcttgcttttctttgagttttgtgctcccgctttgttgtttgaatgcttattgagtttgccatgaatcaaaaacatctttgagtgtaatcttgtattcacataaacaatgcaaatgtatgcatgcgacaacaaccacaacgtcataacaacaacaacgaaacaacaacaacaacgtaaacaacaacttgaacatgcaacagatgcatcaacttaatccaacattggtcatacgacctacaacttaaacatgcccacaagtcgggacaataacaacgctgaacaacataatcaattttcaacttattcaacattggccataggcctacaacatcgtcaacgtaatcaacgacaattcaacagcgacgtataacaacaacatttcaacatagtaataacaacttgttcaacaacgacaacatattcccaacaacttactaacaacatattcaactatatcatgttcaataataacatactagaaacaacataacaacaacaactcgacacaacgcttactcataccgactattattataggtcttatttatactacttaatagcaacatatactacattctactcaacaacttatacttaattgtccaccaacttacatcatcggtccttatactactaccaaattattcctaccaaggttgtaacaactctgcagctatcaacttaatattcgctatcaacatctaccactaaggcaccaacaacttaattattattatttgttaattatcaacAACTCCGTTACTTGAATTACCGCTACATAAGCCATCATTATTGCTACAGTTACTTTTATCGCATTATAATTAGGCTACCGATTCAGCCTGCTACTTTATACTTCTACCATTGCTCCTTCGTGTTATTTTCCACTTTCTGCAACTTATACCACATGCCAACTATTTCTAATAATAAGCATTACTACCAATTCATTTGAttgaatttctacaacttaattcaagaacacaacatttataacagcaacataacaattttccaccactaaaacacaatacaacagcaacctacaaatcatccccaaatcaacacgaagcaaccaattatgaataacaaccaaggactcagaatcaaccacataatcaaacaccgacactgaggcaaattcataaaccccatcccacatacgtgttcatcataaccccggttatagagtaagaaccccacccttacctttggattggagattcctctactctcccggttgccatagcttatgccgccgcttccaacttttctccgaaaatcttttctaacaacgtgcagagacgcaccaaaaacctgttcggaaatcgttttgtcagatggacttaaaatcatcaaaacgaaaatcgctctggtcagaagttacctctacgagtctggaacactGTGTCCAAGAatcgcgacgatccaacggttggatcgggagaaacgtttgttttgctaaggtgtctcaccacagaaacttgctgcgaaaattggacttcccctggcttttctcttccgccattgctctcttcttcacctctcctccaaacccttattttcttcgtacagtacaacaaaaacctatttcttttctttttctttattttccaaataatccaaataactcctataactcttattgggccaatcattcacacttcctcattgctatttaccacacactaatccaacccaattcacttaaatcaattagtccaataaataaatcatattattcttactattatcctcccattaaaccgactaaataaatccgacttaaacttaatatcttcgatcagcataagaatccaatttcagctaaatccaataaataattccttccataatttaattaactaattaattaaattcggggcgttacacccACCGCTTGGAAAGGAGGGTGGTAGAGAAAGCTTGTTTGATTGGGAGAAAGGAGAGAATGTGGCATAGAATTTCGTTGGATAAATCGCTGATTCTGTCTACGGTTGTTGTGTCCTCTGACTGTGACATCATTTTTTGGAGGAAGACGGTGGTGAAGGGTTTGGGAAAGCGTTGTGCCCTCGGGCTGAACAGAAGTGGTGGTactatttgtgattttttttttggttatattgttgtatgatttttttataatgatatttttcaaaatacttttactttaatattttagGTACTATCGAATTGACCACAATATCTTCGTGTTTATGTAAATGTATtttcgaaaatatatttttttttaaaaattagtttttttgtaTGGAAGCTTTAAACAAAGTGAAAATTGAGATTAGTAATTGGGAAAAAATTTACACGTGTACTACCCCTTTTCtttatgaattttataaatacTTATTTAATCTAGTATACTtaatttgtgtaaaaaaaaaacttgtatacttatttacaaaattacaaatgtaaatttaatataatattactcTAACTAGGTTTAACCACAAAGCAATGGCTTTCCTTCCTACTTTTTAGATTGCCGTCAAATATATAATATTACCAAATTGTGCTGGGAAATTTCTCACTAAGCACAATCTCAATCCCTCTAATGGAGAATGCAGCACCCATTGACTGGATCAGCAATTTACCGGATGAATTACTCTGTTACATTCTCTCCTTACTCCCAACCAAACTTGCTTTCTCCACCACCGTTCTCTCCAAGAGGTGGACCCCACTCACCAAATTACTCACGGCTCTCCACTTCCACGATGAATCCGTTAAAGACGAAGACGCCTTCTTCCGTTTCTGTAGCTTCGTCGACACAGTCACTGCCTCTGCAGAACTTATCAAAACGTTTCACCTCAACTGTGAATCTAGATGTTGGGGGAGAGGTAGACATTACAGCATTAGAGGCACCTTCCTCCGCTGGATCCAAACTTTAAAACAGCATCCTCTAGAGAATCTCCACCTATATTCTACTATTGTTAATTTCAGTCAGACCATCATCTTGCCATCAAAGATTTTCACCTTTTCAACGCTTGTGGTTCTCAAACTGACGAAATTCCGTTTGGATGGTAATATCTCCGTCGATCTTCCATCGCTTAAGACCCTTCatttgaatgatgtttatttcaAAAATCATGAGAATTTCAAAAAGTTTATTCATGGGTGTCCCATTTTGGAAGATTTGAATATTACTCACGTTTGTTATATCACGCAAGATAAGAGTTCTACCATGAATACAGGAGAGTTTAAATCCTTATCCAAGTTGATCAGAGCCAATATCCTTGACTCTGATGTTCCCGTTACAGCAGTTTATAATGTCCAGATTTTAAAACTCTGGGTAAGTTATAGATCTTATATGAAATTATAAGGAATCATAGTCATGGTTTTAAATTCCTGGCACACTAATGTGAATGTGTTGCGGGCCGGGTGTTGCAATTACCGTCATGTTAAGATTTTTTATTACATCACAAGTAAATTAATTTTcagaattttgaaattttgagttttgataaaaatatttaattacaacCACATTGCACTCCCTCTCAATATTGTTGATGCAATAGTCTTTACAACCACATTGGACCGCAATTACTTGTAAAATCATGATGAGAATCAAACATGCATGAAGCTGTCATATTGGGCAGTTGACATTAAATTTCATTTTGATATTATATGAAATTATTGTAGGTGAATAGAAAGCTTCCCGAGCAAGTGATTATTCCCAATAACAGAAGCTTTCAAAACTTAATCCACCTTGAACTGTTTACAATCGCCTCAGAATACTGTGAAGATCTGATGGGCCTGTTCCAGAATTGCCCCAAACTTCAAAGTCTCACTATTGCTGTGGTTATTTTCTGTTTTGTCTTTGTATGttccttctttttttccttttggtGTTGTTTCACAAATCTTATTTTGTTATATGTTTTGCAGTTGCTAGACAAAGATTTATTCAAAAACTGGAAATACCCAATTACGGTTCCTAATTGTATTTCTTCTCATCTCCGATCATGTACTTTAAGGTTTGACGCCTTTGAAGTTGACCTTCGATTAGcaacatatattttaaaatatgcgCCACTTTTAGAAGTCCTGAAATTCACCATGTTTGATGCATTACAACTCCGAGGTGCTTTAGAAGAATTAATCTCGTGTCCAAGAATTTCTTCTCGGTGTAATATTAATATTTCAATTGGTTTTGGTTATTAGAATGGTGGGGCATATTTCCTCAACTTTTTTTAACCCTTATCTTTTTAAGTTTATAATGTCCATTGCAAACTATATTAATAATCTAACTTGAGGGTGAATGGCCATTGCAAACtatgttttagtttttttactGGTGATTAAGAATTTACTTTGATTTTTAACGTTGTGATCAAACACTTGTTGTGGAGAACTGTTATTAGTAAAGGTGTTTTAATTGCGATTTATTGTTGATGTTTATGATGAAAATGTGACAGCCTATATTTACTATCAATAGTATTGTActctgattttttattattattcaacgattggggtgttacattctcCCTGGGAATCACATGTTGAATAAACTCACGAAGTTCTTGCTACAGAAAACCAGAACCGGCGGTGCTGTCTTGGAAGAGCACTACTGCGTTCCACTCCCAGCCAACACCGGAGTGAGAACCAGATGCTGCAAGAGATAGAATCGTCACGCGAAATGGCGAAAAGCTCAGGGAACGCTTGCATCAGCGGCTGATTACCGGCCCAGCAGCTGTACCAGAAAGGGGGTTGTGATTTTACATCTTAGTAACATTGAATTTTCAAAAGGAGAAGAGATTAACACATCAATACGTAATGACGGAAAATAATTAGTTTCATCTACAAACCGCGACTGACTTTTTCATATAgacttttaaatttttagtttttggGACAAAATtgttaatatattaaataatataaaaaaattattgttagtttaaaaactaaattaattaatgctATTATTGTAATGGAAAAAGGAAtcatttttaattcatatttttagtaatatttattttctcaacaCTTTTGAAAATCTAaaacttaaaattaatttatcaatgaATCAAAAGTAAAATATTAATCACGATTTAGACAACCTTTAGAGattttcaactcttcaattttttctatatataaaaagaaaagaaaaattaaatcttGATCATTTTATACCATAGAGTcattacttctttttttttttaatttatcactattttttataataattgatacatttgtattcggAAAAAAAATTACGGGACAAATATTTATCgttgataaatatttttaaaatagagtgaAATCGATCAACAAAATTTAGGCaggataaataaataatttaattaaggtGAAGATTAGTAAGGCGGATGTTGTTTGGCTTGCCACTTCTTGATCGTAATGGTTGTTAAGGATTTGAAGTATAAAGATGTTGGCTTGGAATTGGTCTTTTGTGACAAAATCACTAGTCCCAATTATTCCTTctatgagttttataaaaatccTATTAATCTAAATACAACaaatagtaatttttttttaccaattaGATAAACAAGTTTATACTACTATACAGGAAAATATATGAGAAACGTGTATGATTGATTCAAATACGATACATATGTGGTTTGCTTCAATTAGAGTTATTTTTTGTAATTAATGTAATGATTTTAAACTTATACATCTTATTAATATACTTTTTACAACTCATTATAACTTATTTAACTACTATTTTAttgttaatatttaattatattgtataattgattttaattatagtatatttataaaattctagtCTATATTCattaataaagaatatttatgtatttagtttttaaaaaaataacatatgaCTTATAATTACAAATACTATAACAAatcaggggtggccctgagcatgggctcgcggggcgggagcccagggccccataattttaggggcaccaaaattTTTTTCTCACctcctatatatattaaaagagaattttttattacaaaaatcctggttaacaaaattataggggcactacttaataaaagaatgtaatttttcataaataaaatatagatgagtattgatgtggctatagaactagtaaaatgtttgatcaagtatttgaaaaaaatatagagaatttggatttgtaaatgctaaggctagtgctgaaaagattgaaaatgaaatagagattgaatgtgagtttattcaaaaacgtcaAATTATTAGAaaaacaacactatgatgaaaatcGATCTACacccacacaactgaatcttgagtctactgaagagtcttttcgaaatcattatttcttatatactttagatcaaacaattggctcacttgacacaagatttgagcagtataacacatatgaaaatatttttggattcttgtttagtattgaaaggcttaaATCATTATTTGAAAGGaacttgaaagcatgttgtaaacatcttgaaatttgtttaaaatatgacgattctcttgatcttgatggtgaagTTTTATTTGAAGAATCGaaagttttttttgaaataaaagagtATATAATATTTCAAAGAACTATGTACAAGTACAATCAAGTCCCACCTATCAAGGACAAATTACATCATAAGTAATGCTATATTTTTCCTATATTTTGCTTTGAGCCAAGCTCTAAACACTATAGTATCAATGATTCTATTCACAACTATGCTAGTATCTTCATTATTGTTGGTTCCAAATATCCTTTCATTTCGATATTGCCATATACCGTAAATGGTTTCAGCTATTGCGATTTTCAGCACATGGGATTGGAATCCTTTCCCTCTTGATTGTTGACTGATCCATTCAAGCTCTTCATGCCATTGAACGGGTATATGATGCAGCTCAAGCCAATGCAAAATAGCCTGCCATATATGTTTAGTCACTCTACAATCAATCAACAAATGATTAGTATCTTATACACTCCTCATACACAGACTGCACATGTCATCCTGGAGCATACCTAGCCTCTTCAATCTACACTTGGTTGCTAGTCTTTTATGGCAAACAATCCAAAGGAAAACTACTGCCCTAGGTCTGGCAGCATTATGCTGAATCAAATGACTCCAATTCACCTCAGCATCATCCTTTAAAATTTGATCATAGAGCTTCTTCATAGTAAACTTTCCTCGATTTTCCATCTCATTCCAGAATTGCCTATGATCCTGCATATCCTCCCTCCTAGCCATGATCTCCTTTAATATCCATGATGCAATACTTGGCAGATTAACAGTCCAAAGGTTAGCATGTTTGATAAAATAGGCATGAACCCATTTCACCCAAAGGCTATCCCTCTTTAAACTGAGGTTCCATAAGCATCTCAACATGGCAACTTTACTCCATTTCTCCATGTTAATAAGATTCATTCCTCCTTTTTTAATGGGGCTGCAGACACGAGACTAGGCAATGGGGCTCTTTCTACTTTTCTTAGAACCTGTCCACACAAATGCTCGACAGATAGCTTCAACTTTATGAATGACATGCTTTGGGATGGGAAAACACATCATCCAATATTGAGTAATAGCCAGGAAGATGCTTTTAACTAGAAGAATTTTGCCTGAAATGCTAAGAAGTTTGGAAGACCAATGTCTTATTTTGTTCAGAATTCTTTCAATCAGAGGCAAGTAGTGAATGGTACTGAGTCTTTTGCTAGCAAGTGGGACTCCAAGATACCTGACTGGGAGTGTGCCTCTCCCAAAAGCAGTGATCTCCTGAATCgaaagttattagagaagttttaacagttgaatcaaaatcaagctatatgatattgagttctttaaagatttttaattgttttcctaatgcacgCATAAATTATAGAGTAATATTGACTATCTCTATATgtgttgcatctgctgaaagaagtttttctaaatttaaattattaaaatcttatttgaggtctactatgtcacaagatagattaaatagtcttgcgttgatttcaattaaaaataatttttttgaagaaccttgattatgaacaaattattaacgaTTTTGTAACAAAAAATGCTAAAAgggtgatatttaaataattttagaggtttggtcaatttttttataagaaaaaagacgggatcaagaagaagaagaagaagaagtctctttatagtggtttatgttttgattagtataaacattgattcaaagatctatatttctattctttttgcacaatgtcaaatgaaaatgtgtttttttatccaatcatttcttttatccttatgtatttattattaaaaattataggggcaccactcttttgatttgcccaaggcacccaaattcaaaggaccggccctgtaacaaatatatttttgatccaaatttttaattcaaatatttttataaatggtgttatttttataaatagaaacaagtttattattgattcaaatattttcatatataatggcaaaataaaaatagtattttatACGGGAAAATTTTAAATGTATGCTATtctaaaatctattattgatataaatattttcatacaaaaagttagtatttatgatccaaatattttttattcaaaaatggcatatgggaaaacatatattttttatctaaattttttatatacgaaaattgactattgatccagatatttttgtaaatgatacctaaacaaaaataatatttgtatataggaaaaatctattattgatttaaatatttttatatacgaaaatatcTATTATtgctttaagttttttttttaaataaatatattatgtaaacaaatgcgcgtatcGGACCAGAACTCATGCGTACACACATATTTGTTACTATGTTGATGAAAATAATGAGTGAAAGaagtaatattttcaaaaaataatcgaTATTGAAAATAAtgagtgaaaaaaataatattttcacaCTAAGGCTACTCTCCTAAAAGCTGTTACAGCCTCTTTCCTCGCTTTGGTTCTAAAATCTGATAACCCTAAAGCATTAGGAGATTATAGACATAGCTGCCTGGTGGGGGTTCTGTATAAAATTCTTGCCAGAATTCTTGCCTTAAGATTAAAGAGAATGATCAGTATTATGGGCTCTGCATTCATCCCATGACACCAAACTCAAGATGGAGTTCTTGTGATAAACGAATTAATAGATCTTGCAACAAGGGAGAAAAGGAGCGGTATGTTCCTTAAACTGGATTTTGAGAAGACATATGATTGTGTTAGTTGAGGGGAATATATGAGATA includes these proteins:
- the LOC131619336 gene encoding putative FBD-associated F-box protein At3g50710, giving the protein MENAAPIDWISNLPDELLCYILSLLPTKLAFSTTVLSKRWTPLTKLLTALHFHDESVKDEDAFFRFCSFVDTVTASAELIKTFHLNCESRCWGRGRHYSIRGTFLRWIQTLKQHPLENLHLYSTIVNFSQTIILPSKIFTFSTLVVLKLTKFRLDGNISVDLPSLKTLHLNDVYFKNHENFKKFIHGCPILEDLNITHVCYITQDKSSTMNTGEFKSLSKLIRANILDSDVPVTAVYNVQILKLWVNRKLPEQVIIPNNRSFQNLIHLELFTIASEYCEDLMGLFQNCPKLQSLTIAVLLDKDLFKNWKYPITVPNCISSHLRSCTLRFDAFEVDLRLATYILKYAPLLEVLKFTMFDALQLRGALEELISCPRISSRCNINISIGFGY